The Pseudomonadota bacterium sequence GCTTCCACAATTTTTTTAATAAAAGGTGTATAGTCTGACTCCATGAGCTTCGGCCACAGCTCGCCCACAATCTCTATGTCTGGTTTCAATTCTTTCAACTTGTCTCTGAAAGCTGCCCATGATTCATGCCCGTAATTGTAATTGGGCCCGATGCACATCCAGCGCTTATAAGGCTTTGAAGCCATATAATATGCCCCTGATCGTGAGTGCATCATTGCATTGCTCAGGACACTAAACTGGTAGCGGCTGAACTGGGCGTCTGTCATTGAATTCGCTGCTGCCTGTGTCAATATTAAGATTTTCTTGTTCTCAGTGGCAATTTTTGATACAGCGACCGCTGCACCACTCGAAGTGGGGCCTATAATAAAGTCTACCTTGTTGTCAACTATGTATTTCTTGGTAATCCGAGCCCCTGTTTCAGCGTCCAGCTTGGCATCTTCAAACATGGCTACTACTTTTCTTCCCAGGATACCGCCTTTTGCGTTAATTTCATCAACCGCTAACTGAACTGCCTGATTTCCGTGTTTACCATACCCCCCCATCGGTCCAGACATAACAAAGAGAACACCTATCTTAATAGGTTTTTCTGCCGCAAAAGCAGTGCCGAGAGCCAAGACTAAAATCATACAAAACACAGTAATTCCAATAGCCCATTTTTTTCCTGACATACTTACCTCCTCTAATCTTCTCAATAAATACCCCCAAAATAAAACAGAACAATTGCTACTAACTACTTACGTATCCCACCTCCTTTCAGTGATATTTACTTGCTCTTTTCTGTTCAACCCTTTATGTAGGGATTTTCTCTTTATTCTTCCCCAATACAAAATTTTTTGCAATAAAAACTTGGTCGAAGACCGAATAAGCTGAAAGGCTTAAGCCATCG is a genomic window containing:
- a CDS encoding ABC transporter substrate-binding protein, encoding MSGKKWAIGITVFCMILVLALGTAFAAEKPIKIGVLFVMSGPMGGYGKHGNQAVQLAVDEINAKGGILGRKVVAMFEDAKLDAETGARITKKYIVDNKVDFIIGPTSSGAAVAVSKIATENKKILILTQAAANSMTDAQFSRYQFSVLSNAMMHSRSGAYYMASKPYKRWMCIGPNYNYGHESWAAFRDKLKELKPDIEIVGELWPKLMESDYTPFIKKIVEAKPDAVWSPLWGVDAVNFIKQALPFKLFDNIKFAFPDGAALETLMPLGKDIPEGTFVAARYFFLTPDTEKNRNFVKTYYERFKEYPDYMAEETYAGVYFIKAAIERAGSTNTEKIIKAVEREPLAWETPEGWKIMRKEDHSVVEDVVWGETMYSEKYGFAILKNMQPIQAEEICRTPEELKAVRANYEKKMKKEK